A genomic region of Caenorhabditis elegans chromosome V contains the following coding sequences:
- the C54D10.9 gene encoding uncharacterized protein (Confirmed by transcript evidence): MKSSWSLAFIILNLSRICYGLNNCPTIPIRSVIQRAAETTKDAVTQMQMIRRILEDIYGGTWGVLVIRDPALVSKDVHWTFPDHNNLDGSPAFCLTVVNEWQYNVFKTGQIDSPQRVTIDNMIQRFSSGTLPKIGKLVNGKSKAKFLDLNAMKQVPRRYSIAQLDRMLSNVLEEKQRIRHNRSPKLVN, encoded by the exons ATGAAGTCATCGTGGTCACTtgcttttattattttgaacttGTCTAGAATTTGTTATG GTCTCAACAACTGTCCAACTATACCGATAAGAAGTGTAATTCAGCGAGCAGCTGAAACAACAAAAGATGCAGTGACCCAAATGCAAATGATTCGAAGAATTCTTGAAGATATTTATGGAGGAACATGGGGAGTTCTTGTAATTAGAGATCCTGCGTTAGTTTCAAAAG atgttcatTGGACATTCCCGGATCATAATAATTTAGATGGATCACCGGCATTTTGTCTCACAGTAGTCAATGA ATGGCAATATAACGTATTCAAAACCGGTCAAATAGATTCACCACAACGTGTAACAATTGACAACATGATACAAAGATTCTCTTCAGGAACACTGCCAAAAATTGGGAAGTTGGTGAATGGGAAGAGTAAG GCTAAATTCCTTGATCTGAACGCTATGAAACAAGTTCCGAGGCGATATTCAATTGCACAGTTGGATAGAATGTTATCAAATgttttagaagaaaaacaaaGGATTCGACATAATCGATCACCAAAACTagtaaattga
- the C54D10.10 gene encoding BPTI/Kunitz inhibitor domain-containing protein (Confirmed by transcript evidence), which translates to MQFISIFLLLCCISSVSAINCRQEKDTGVNCDNKPITLKFYFDMRTNVCQPLFYRGCGGNENRFESRDACSDACVPHKPGKTKKPEKKEDDGEAETDDDEEDSEEEEVQVNKDMSLIVNACKLPTDAKIVTKAQKCDNGCPTGYRCTKKNFCCPYPDHVCSLPVSSGSERLAFKHYGRYAYQPGLKNCIRFSYFGQEGNFNNFLTYNDCKKFCMSA; encoded by the exons ATGCAGTTCATatctatatttttattactttGTTGTATATCGTCAG tctCTGCTATAAACTGCCGCCAGGAGAAGGATACCGGTGTCAACTGTGATAATAAACCaattacattgaaattttattttgatatgaGAACAA ACGTGTGCCAACCTCTTTTCTATCGAGGATGTGGAGGAAACGAGAATCGATTTGAGAGCAGAGATGCTTGTAGTGATGCTTGTGTTCCACATAAGCCCGGTAAAACAAAGAAACCAGAGAAGAAGGAAGATGATGGAGAAGCAGAAACTGACGATGATGAGGAAGAtagtgaagaagaagaagttcaAGTTAATAAGGATATGAGCTTAATTG TGAATGCCTGTAAACTCCCAACCGACGCAAAAATAGTcacaaaagctcaaaaatgtgACAATGGCTGTCCAACAGGCTATCGTTGTACAAAGAAGAACTTCTGTTGTCCTTATCCTGATCATGTGTGTTCACTTCCAGTTTCTTCTGGATCAGAACGCCTTGCATTCAAACATTATGGTAGATATGCTTATCAACCGGGACTCAAGAATTGTATtcgattttcatattttggtCAAGAAGgcaatttcaataattttttgacctACAATGAttgcaaaaagttttgtaTGTCTGCCTAA